The genomic interval CTCGGCGGACTTCCCCGCCCCCAGGCGGGCGGACACCATGCGGGAAAGGGCCACGTTGGCGCCGGATGTGGACAGAACGAGCAGGGTGCTGTACACCGGGTAAGCCATCTGGAAAAGGCCGATCCCCTCGGGCCCCAGCAAAGGGTAAAGGAATACCCGGTATACGGCACCCAGTGCCCTGGCAGCCAGCCCGGCGAGAGTGAGGACCAGTACCCCCCGGAGAAAGCTATCCTCCCTCAAGCCGTCCCCCCGTCTTTACTGTTCCATCTGCTTGGCCAGAAACCCGGCGGCAGTCTCCGCCAGCTTGATCTCCAGCTGGGTGATCTGGGCATCGGGGTCGCGGGCGCCGATGCACACCGCTCCCAGGGGGTCACCCTCCGCCACGATAGGGGCGATGACAGCTGCGGTGAACTTGGTCTCTTCCTCCTCGTCTCCTACGATGCTTCCCTTTATGCGCGCCTCCGCCTTCCCGCCCACCACCAGGGTCTTGCGCTCCTCCATGGCGGTTTCCACCAGGGAACCGATGGGCTTGTTCAGGAACTCCTTCTTGGGAGCCCCCGACACCGCCACCACTGTATCCCGGTCGGTGATCAGGGCCACCTGCCCCACCGCCTCGTAGAGGGAGTCGGCGTACTCTTTGGCGAAATCACCGAGTTCGCCGATGGGTGAGTACTTCTTGAGGATGACCTCCCCGTCGCGGTCTACGAATATCTCCAGAGGGTCACCCTCGCGGATGCGGAGGGTACGGCGTATCTCCTTCGGGATCACTACCCGCCCCAGGTCATCGATGCGCCTGACGATGCCCGTGGCTTTCATGGGACAACCCTCCCTTTGGGCCTGGCTTTCGCGCTTAGTATATAGCCCGCC from Bacillota bacterium carries:
- the spoVT gene encoding stage V sporulation protein T translates to MKATGIVRRIDDLGRVVIPKEIRRTLRIREGDPLEIFVDRDGEVILKKYSPIGELGDFAKEYADSLYEAVGQVALITDRDTVVAVSGAPKKEFLNKPIGSLVETAMEERKTLVVGGKAEARIKGSIVGDEEEETKFTAAVIAPIVAEGDPLGAVCIGARDPDAQITQLEIKLAETAAGFLAKQMEQ